From one Candidatus Zymogenus saltonus genomic stretch:
- a CDS encoding patatin-like phospholipase family protein, protein MISFKDILKHLPFIGQKSVGIALGSGAARGLAHLGILDVLMEAGVEIEFVSGTSIGAFVGAFFCAGKIDELVRFAKNLTSWESLKFADFMIPKNGLIEGKKIEKFMRDHLGDRRIQDLDIPFACVAADYYTGAEVILNKGDLVDAVRASISIPGIFKPVPVNGLLLVDGGVVNPVPVEVVRGLGADYIIAVDISPSIANMTISKDVDNFRQEDMAALSKFRSDGRNLEHSPNIFEVIMGSISIMEALVNTMRLKSEKPDIIIKPDVFDLGLFEFYKYKLGVSRGEEAAKGVLNKIDRFVKRRERALIKAS, encoded by the coding sequence TTGATCAGCTTCAAGGATATTTTAAAGCATTTGCCGTTTATAGGCCAAAAGAGCGTGGGGATTGCCCTGGGGAGCGGGGCGGCCAGGGGACTTGCCCATCTGGGGATCTTGGATGTCCTCATGGAGGCGGGGGTGGAGATAGAGTTCGTTTCCGGCACCAGCATAGGCGCCTTTGTGGGGGCGTTTTTTTGCGCCGGTAAGATAGACGAGCTTGTAAGATTTGCCAAGAACTTGACGAGCTGGGAATCTTTGAAGTTTGCCGATTTTATGATACCGAAGAACGGACTCATCGAGGGGAAAAAGATAGAGAAGTTCATGAGGGATCACCTCGGAGACAGGAGGATACAAGATCTGGATATTCCTTTCGCATGTGTCGCAGCGGACTACTACACGGGGGCGGAGGTGATATTGAACAAGGGGGACCTCGTGGACGCGGTGAGGGCCTCCATATCCATTCCGGGCATCTTCAAGCCGGTGCCTGTAAACGGGCTCTTGCTGGTTGACGGTGGAGTGGTCAATCCAGTTCCCGTCGAGGTTGTGAGGGGGCTCGGCGCCGATTACATCATAGCCGTTGATATAAGCCCGAGTATCGCCAACATGACCATATCGAAGGACGTTGACAATTTTAGGCAGGAAGACATGGCGGCTCTGTCCAAGTTCAGATCCGATGGAAGAAATTTGGAACACTCTCCCAACATATTCGAGGTCATCATGGGATCCATCAGCATCATGGAGGCGCTGGTAAATACAATGAGGCTTAAGAGCGAAAAACCGGATATAATCATCAAACCGGATGTCTTCGATTTGGGCCTATTTGAATTCTATAAGTACAAGCTCGGCGTCTCGCGGGGGGAGGAGGCGGCCAAGGGTGTCCTTAATAAGATAGACAGGTTCGTAAAGAGGAGGGAGAGGGCTTTGATAAAGGCGTCTTAA
- a CDS encoding diadenylate cyclase yields MKKKKAVSKEAKLTKVILESAFDIAEKLKVKETFVFATDQLLQDTNQFIEQMEKVDALLVVRGEKQMEQFSGRLSKVLKIPDVALSRMNQIKVAVMLALSSGLIEQGDKIVCVTGVIALGFNDTVVVIDTGIEFEIFSSANLVDISKMVRPDVFETVLKLSMELANQGREGRAVGTIFVLGDDEKVLQLSRQIIINPFKGYSEEELSIHDPELREAIKEFSVIDGAFVIRGDGVLLTAGRHLNAAVEGENLPQGLGSRHMAAAGITSLTDSIAIVISESTGSVRIFKKGNIFMEIERLSIGPWR; encoded by the coding sequence ATGAAAAAAAAGAAGGCTGTATCGAAGGAGGCGAAGCTCACCAAGGTAATCCTGGAGAGCGCATTTGATATTGCGGAAAAGCTTAAGGTCAAAGAGACCTTCGTCTTTGCCACCGACCAGCTGCTTCAGGACACAAATCAATTTATAGAGCAGATGGAGAAGGTGGATGCCCTCTTGGTTGTCAGGGGTGAAAAACAGATGGAGCAGTTTTCCGGGAGGCTTTCCAAGGTCTTGAAAATCCCCGATGTCGCCCTTTCCAGAATGAACCAGATCAAGGTGGCGGTTATGCTGGCGCTGTCATCGGGGCTTATCGAGCAGGGGGACAAGATCGTCTGCGTCACGGGTGTTATAGCACTTGGCTTCAATGACACCGTTGTGGTTATAGACACCGGCATCGAGTTCGAGATTTTCAGCTCCGCGAACCTGGTAGATATTTCCAAAATGGTTCGTCCCGACGTGTTTGAGACGGTCTTGAAGCTTTCCATGGAGCTGGCCAACCAGGGGAGAGAGGGGAGGGCGGTGGGTACGATCTTCGTCCTGGGGGACGACGAGAAGGTCCTCCAGCTCTCCCGACAGATCATCATCAACCCCTTCAAGGGCTACTCCGAGGAAGAGCTTTCCATCCACGACCCGGAGCTCAGGGAGGCGATAAAGGAGTTTTCGGTCATAGACGGGGCCTTTGTGATAAGGGGGGACGGCGTTCTCCTTACGGCCGGTCGGCACCTCAACGCCGCCGTGGAGGGGGAGAACCTGCCCCAGGGATTGGGGAGTCGTCATATGGCGGCGGCCGGGATAACATCGTTGACCGACTCCATCGCCATCGTGATCTCCGAGTCCACGGGCAGCGTCAGGATATTTAAAAAGGGAAATATCTTCATGGAGATAGAGAGGCTTTCCATCGGGCCATGGAGATAG
- the dusB gene encoding tRNA dihydrouridine synthase DusB — MEIGTLKLRSRVLAAPMAGVIDLPMRILSASFGAGLVFTEMISAEGMVREQKRTLRYITCHLEEMPLGVQIFGKNPSTMARAAKMAQDLGASIIDINMGCPVRKITRQGAGASLLKDPDLAGSIVKEVRRAVDVPLTVKIRAGWDESGVNFIDIGRMIEEAGADAVILHPRVATEFFAGKADWDKVGELSEALSIPVVGSGDILSYEEALGRIEETGAKFAMIGRGAMGRPWVFSPASDPGPYEILSVIQRHIGLIVDHYGGERAVPIIRKHVSYYIKGMRGAVDVRRRLMGMGDIDEITSSIGEYLKEGGEIENGAKKIGTPL, encoded by the coding sequence ATGGAGATAGGGACGCTCAAACTCCGCTCCCGGGTGCTCGCGGCGCCGATGGCGGGCGTGATAGACCTCCCCATGCGTATCCTCTCAGCGAGCTTCGGGGCGGGTCTCGTTTTTACCGAGATGATAAGCGCCGAGGGAATGGTGAGGGAGCAGAAGAGGACCTTAAGATACATCACGTGCCATCTGGAGGAGATGCCTCTTGGCGTCCAGATATTCGGGAAAAATCCTTCAACGATGGCCCGGGCGGCGAAGATGGCCCAAGACCTCGGGGCTTCCATTATCGATATCAACATGGGCTGCCCGGTGAGAAAGATCACGAGGCAGGGGGCGGGAGCGTCCCTTCTAAAGGACCCCGACCTTGCAGGGTCGATCGTCAAAGAGGTAAGGCGGGCCGTCGATGTCCCCCTCACCGTGAAGATAAGGGCCGGGTGGGACGAATCGGGCGTAAACTTCATCGATATAGGGAGGATGATCGAGGAGGCCGGGGCCGACGCCGTAATACTTCACCCCAGGGTTGCGACCGAGTTTTTTGCGGGAAAGGCTGACTGGGACAAGGTGGGAGAGCTGTCGGAGGCGCTCTCAATACCGGTCGTGGGGAGCGGGGACATTCTGTCCTACGAGGAGGCGCTTGGAAGAATCGAGGAGACGGGTGCGAAATTCGCCATGATCGGAAGGGGGGCGATGGGAAGGCCGTGGGTCTTTTCCCCCGCATCGGATCCCGGGCCCTACGAGATATTGTCGGTGATTCAAAGACATATCGGGCTCATCGTTGACCACTACGGCGGGGAGAGGGCGGTGCCGATAATAAGGAAACACGTCTCGTATTACATAAAAGGTATGAGGGGGGCGGTTGATGTGAGAAGGAGGCTTATGGGAATGGGGGATATAGACGAGATAACAAGCAGTATCGGAGAGTATCTGAAAGAGGGGGGCGAAATAGAAAATGGCGCCAAGAAAATCGGGACCCCCCTTTAA
- a CDS encoding sigma 54-interacting transcriptional regulator produces MAPRKSGPPFKRAVIFHLDEDVSSTFRNILEGRKIDVWEEKNLRDLRFTLKTYNPDFLFIGSGYVIKREIGFISSLKKGTDGLSIVVVSTLGDREGIHPFLDESIFSVILDPYHPKEIAHLIKSAEGTRRAEIQDKTLKGILDQIANPNKFFIGKSPNAIQVRKSIQNAKKDNAPILITGEGGTGKTHISYSIHVRPQSGLTSIRIYDPISEPERGRGLVKYVESLGHLDTLVIKNTQHLDSVELNGLVSMMKESERWGENLPRFILHHNPSHGIPHRFDGFSSLKKITIDPLRERRNDIRLLVDYFQNIFTKHVDGPKVEITPPARKLLKNYRWPYNVTELMGVILYGIVSTGGGAIYPFNFPDFITISDPFAMEKMSLENFFLSKLTPVIKKMSRHNVEGLYPIVLSRMEIPLIKLVLQETGGNQLKTAKILGINRNTLMKKIKKHKIVINEIDS; encoded by the coding sequence ATGGCGCCAAGAAAATCGGGACCCCCCTTTAAGAGGGCGGTTATCTTTCATCTCGATGAGGACGTTTCAAGTACCTTTCGCAATATCTTGGAAGGCAGAAAGATCGATGTATGGGAGGAGAAGAACCTGAGGGATCTGAGGTTCACCCTCAAGACATACAATCCCGATTTCCTCTTTATTGGATCCGGTTACGTTATCAAAAGGGAAATAGGATTCATATCCTCCTTGAAAAAGGGAACGGACGGCCTCTCGATTGTCGTGGTTTCCACGTTGGGAGACAGGGAGGGAATTCACCCATTCTTGGACGAGTCTATTTTTAGCGTTATCCTCGATCCGTACCATCCAAAGGAGATAGCCCATCTGATAAAGTCCGCCGAGGGAACAAGGAGGGCGGAGATTCAGGATAAAACCCTGAAGGGAATTCTGGATCAGATCGCAAATCCGAATAAATTTTTTATTGGGAAGTCCCCGAACGCCATTCAGGTCAGGAAATCGATTCAAAACGCCAAGAAGGATAACGCCCCAATATTGATAACGGGCGAGGGCGGAACCGGAAAGACCCATATATCATACTCAATCCACGTCAGGCCGCAGTCAGGATTGACCTCCATTCGGATATATGACCCAATATCCGAGCCGGAGAGGGGAAGGGGGCTTGTAAAGTACGTCGAAAGCCTCGGGCACCTGGATACCCTTGTAATCAAGAACACCCAGCATTTAGACTCGGTCGAGCTTAACGGACTGGTTTCGATGATGAAGGAATCGGAGAGGTGGGGCGAAAACCTGCCCCGTTTTATTCTCCACCACAATCCCTCCCACGGCATCCCCCACAGATTTGACGGTTTCTCCTCCCTTAAAAAAATAACGATAGATCCCTTGAGGGAGAGGAGAAACGATATCAGGCTTCTTGTTGACTACTTCCAAAATATCTTCACGAAGCATGTCGACGGTCCGAAGGTGGAAATAACCCCCCCCGCCAGGAAGCTCTTGAAAAATTACCGCTGGCCGTACAACGTCACCGAGCTTATGGGCGTTATCCTGTACGGCATCGTGTCGACCGGCGGCGGGGCGATATACCCCTTTAACTTCCCAGATTTCATCACGATCAGTGACCCGTTTGCCATGGAGAAGATGTCGCTGGAAAATTTCTTTTTGTCCAAGCTGACTCCCGTCATAAAAAAGATGAGCAGACACAACGTCGAGGGTCTGTATCCGATAGTCTTGAGCCGCATGGAGATCCCCCTGATAAAGCTGGTGTTGCAGGAGACGGGGGGAAATCAGCTGAAGACGGCCAAGATCCTCGGGATCAACAGAAACACCTTGATGAAGAAGATCAAGAAGCACAAGATAGTGATAAATGAGATCGATTCGTGA
- a CDS encoding D-sedoheptulose 7-phosphate isomerase — protein MDQIIREAFIDSADIKRKFAEANESKIEEVVGEIVEAFKRGNKLLLFGNGGSAADCQHIAAEFVNRFKIERPPLPAIALTTDTSIITSIGNDYDFSDIFAKQIKALAAEGDIVIAISTSGNSPNVLKGMEAGKKLDLLTILFSGGNGGKALELSDYTFLVPSGDTPRIQEVHITLAHVLCEMVDFKLFKGA, from the coding sequence ATGGACCAGATCATCAGAGAGGCCTTCATTGACAGCGCAGATATCAAAAGGAAATTTGCCGAGGCCAATGAATCGAAAATCGAGGAGGTTGTCGGAGAGATAGTCGAGGCCTTCAAGCGCGGAAACAAGCTCCTGCTTTTCGGAAACGGCGGGAGCGCCGCGGACTGCCAACATATAGCTGCCGAGTTTGTGAACCGCTTCAAGATAGAGAGGCCTCCCCTTCCGGCCATCGCCCTTACCACGGACACCTCGATTATAACGAGCATCGGAAACGACTACGATTTTTCCGATATATTTGCAAAGCAGATAAAGGCCCTTGCCGCCGAGGGCGATATCGTCATCGCAATAAGCACAAGCGGCAACTCCCCCAACGTGCTGAAGGGTATGGAGGCGGGCAAGAAGCTTGATCTGCTGACGATTCTCTTTTCGGGCGGGAACGGCGGAAAGGCCCTGGAGCTTTCGGATTACACCTTTCTGGTTCCCTCGGGGGATACCCCCAGAATCCAGGAGGTTCACATCACACTGGCCCATGTCCTATGTGAAATGGTTGACTTCAAACTCTTTAAGGGCGCGTAG
- a CDS encoding deoxyhypusine synthase family protein, which produces MKRDRFEPLDTSKVKTYPLSRRESKVSIKDVCTPPVAGMTLNDYFNRLPNILAAKDLKDAVSAVAESVMGKKTVILAMGAHVIKVGLGPLIVDLMERGIVSLVALNGAGIIHDFEMAYIGHTSENVEDVIGGGEFGMAEETSKMLNAAIVDGAKEGLGLGEAVGKMIEDEKLPHRDVSIIAGGMRTGTPVTVHVAVGTDIIHMHPDASGEAIGKSSMEDFRRFAAAVATLKRGVYFNIGSAVLLPEVFLKALTLARNLGHDVDDFTAINMDFMRQYRPETNVVGRPTSKSGRGISLTGHHEIMLPLLFGGVIDAVSEGKKGSKG; this is translated from the coding sequence ATGAAGAGAGACCGCTTTGAGCCTCTCGACACTTCAAAGGTAAAGACCTATCCCCTGTCCAGGCGGGAAAGCAAGGTTTCAATCAAAGATGTCTGCACCCCGCCCGTGGCCGGAATGACGCTTAATGACTATTTCAATCGTCTCCCGAACATCTTGGCAGCGAAAGACTTGAAGGACGCCGTCTCCGCCGTCGCCGAGTCGGTAATGGGAAAAAAGACGGTAATCCTGGCCATGGGTGCCCACGTGATCAAGGTGGGCCTGGGGCCGCTGATAGTCGATCTGATGGAGCGGGGGATCGTAAGCCTCGTGGCCCTCAACGGCGCCGGGATAATCCACGACTTCGAGATGGCCTATATCGGTCACACCTCCGAGAACGTGGAGGACGTGATAGGGGGTGGAGAGTTCGGAATGGCGGAAGAGACGTCAAAGATGCTGAACGCCGCTATTGTTGACGGGGCGAAGGAGGGACTGGGATTGGGGGAGGCCGTCGGGAAGATGATAGAGGATGAAAAGCTCCCCCACAGGGATGTAAGTATAATTGCCGGCGGAATGAGAACGGGAACACCCGTTACGGTGCACGTCGCCGTAGGGACCGATATCATCCACATGCACCCGGATGCGTCGGGGGAGGCAATAGGGAAGAGTTCTATGGAGGACTTCAGGAGGTTTGCGGCCGCGGTGGCGACGCTTAAGCGGGGAGTATATTTCAACATCGGCTCGGCGGTGCTCCTTCCGGAGGTGTTTCTGAAGGCCCTGACCCTTGCCAGGAATCTCGGCCACGACGTGGACGACTTCACCGCGATAAACATGGATTTTATGAGACAGTACAGGCCGGAGACGAACGTAGTGGGAAGGCCCACCTCGAAATCGGGGAGGGGCATATCGCTTACCGGTCACCACGAGATAATGCTCCCCCTCCTATTCGGGGGCGTGATCGACGCCGTCTCGGAAGGCAAAAAGGGGTCCAAGGGATAA
- a CDS encoding response regulator: MVAKKTVLIVDDDKFFREILSKEFVEAGFKVITAVDGEDGLEKFQESKPEIVISDKIMPKMGGTRFMSLAKEMEFSKDVIFVTMSSMIKGAPHEHDKDVLGSRVHIPKSTNPIDVVIIVEQLLDRKQRE, translated from the coding sequence ATGGTAGCAAAGAAAACAGTATTGATAGTCGACGACGATAAGTTCTTTCGGGAGATTCTGAGCAAGGAATTTGTCGAGGCGGGATTCAAGGTCATTACCGCGGTGGACGGGGAAGACGGCCTGGAGAAATTCCAGGAGTCCAAGCCGGAGATAGTCATTTCCGACAAGATCATGCCCAAGATGGGCGGGACGAGATTCATGAGCCTGGCCAAGGAAATGGAGTTCAGCAAAGACGTTATCTTCGTAACCATGAGCTCGATGATCAAGGGCGCTCCCCACGAGCACGACAAGGACGTGCTGGGCTCCAGGGTTCATATCCCGAAGTCGACAAATCCGATAGATGTCGTGATAATAGTAGAACAACTTCTCGACAGGAAGCAGAGGGAGTGA
- a CDS encoding glutamyl-tRNA reductase → MSPKNLFPMFIKLKGRKTLVVGGGEVGTRKAAALIESGADVTVVSPEVTDRLKRLIDEGKVKYVKGRFKEELLDDVFICVSAVGDDETDSEIERQCRGRGVLVNVVDVPERCDFYFPSVVSRGDLTIAISSGGVSPAMTKKIRQDMEVIYGPEYEGVIQLMGSIREYLRGAGLFGKRLSEVMGKVARLPLARIISEGKTKELNAVIDSLLNGDGKLKDVDLDIELDPVSRWGEEGVKIFVVGMSHKSAPVDVREKMGLSKDSIEKFLEGLKEFNEITECVFLSTCNRVEILGCAVDVDRAVESSISYLGRFHGRVPEEMRSYFYIKEGREAVEHVFSVASSLDSMVVGEPQILGQVKDSYRAATSADATGIILNRLMHRAFFAAKRVKNETDIASRPVSIGSAAVWLAEEALGGVSGKTVFMIGAGEMGEETLRNLIGSSVGSILLANRTHETALSLAERFCARAMPWDEIHKGLEAADIVICSTGSKEPIIMKSMVEGAFSGRGERPITIIDIAVPRDVEDSVADIDNVSLYNIDDLDSVIRRNLKEREGSAEDCRRIIAEESEKFTRWLESLDVVPTIVSLREKLEKIGEEETEKLISSWRGINDKEREAVRRLTNSIINKILHDPTVYLKKEAWLAGDMTIDLVKGILGLSENRHEEDQDRDEG, encoded by the coding sequence ATGAGTCCCAAAAACCTCTTTCCCATGTTCATAAAGCTTAAAGGCAGAAAGACCCTGGTGGTGGGAGGGGGAGAGGTGGGGACGAGGAAGGCGGCGGCCCTTATTGAGTCGGGGGCGGATGTCACCGTCGTCTCCCCGGAAGTCACAGATAGGCTCAAACGACTTATCGATGAGGGGAAGGTCAAGTACGTCAAGGGGAGGTTTAAAGAGGAGCTTTTAGACGACGTCTTTATCTGTGTTTCGGCCGTGGGCGACGATGAGACGGATAGCGAGATCGAGAGGCAGTGCCGAGGCCGGGGGGTCTTGGTAAACGTCGTCGATGTTCCGGAGAGATGCGATTTTTACTTCCCCTCGGTAGTCTCCCGGGGCGACCTCACGATAGCCATATCCTCCGGCGGCGTCTCCCCCGCCATGACAAAAAAGATCAGGCAGGACATGGAAGTGATCTACGGGCCGGAGTACGAGGGCGTCATCCAGCTGATGGGGAGCATCAGGGAATACTTGAGGGGGGCGGGCCTCTTCGGAAAGCGCCTTTCCGAGGTCATGGGGAAGGTGGCCAGGCTGCCTCTGGCCAGGATAATCAGCGAAGGTAAAACCAAAGAGCTTAACGCCGTAATCGACAGTCTCCTCAACGGGGACGGCAAGTTGAAGGACGTCGACCTCGACATCGAGCTGGATCCCGTTTCTCGGTGGGGCGAGGAAGGCGTCAAGATATTCGTCGTCGGGATGAGCCACAAATCGGCCCCCGTCGACGTCCGGGAGAAGATGGGCCTGAGCAAGGATTCTATTGAGAAGTTCCTGGAGGGTCTGAAGGAGTTCAACGAAATAACGGAGTGCGTGTTCCTGTCCACCTGCAACCGGGTGGAGATACTCGGGTGTGCCGTCGACGTGGACAGGGCGGTCGAGTCTTCGATCTCCTACCTCGGGAGGTTCCACGGCAGGGTTCCGGAGGAGATGCGGAGCTATTTCTACATCAAGGAGGGGAGGGAGGCGGTCGAGCACGTCTTCAGCGTCGCCTCTTCCCTCGATTCGATGGTCGTGGGCGAGCCCCAGATACTGGGGCAGGTAAAGGACTCTTATCGGGCCGCCACCTCCGCAGACGCCACCGGCATAATACTGAACAGGCTCATGCACAGGGCCTTCTTTGCGGCTAAGCGCGTCAAGAATGAGACCGACATCGCATCGCGCCCCGTATCGATAGGCTCCGCCGCCGTCTGGCTCGCCGAGGAGGCCCTGGGCGGTGTGTCGGGAAAGACGGTCTTCATGATAGGGGCCGGCGAGATGGGGGAGGAGACGCTGCGAAACCTGATAGGATCGAGCGTCGGGTCGATCCTGCTGGCCAACAGGACCCACGAGACCGCGCTCTCCCTGGCGGAGAGGTTTTGCGCGAGGGCGATGCCCTGGGACGAAATCCATAAAGGTCTCGAGGCCGCGGACATCGTCATCTGTTCGACCGGGTCGAAGGAGCCGATAATAATGAAGTCGATGGTGGAGGGGGCCTTTTCTGGAAGGGGGGAAAGGCCGATTACGATAATCGACATCGCCGTACCGAGGGACGTGGAGGATTCGGTCGCCGATATCGACAATGTCTCCCTGTATAACATCGATGACCTCGACTCCGTGATAAGGAGAAACCTGAAGGAGCGGGAGGGCTCGGCCGAGGACTGCAGGAGGATAATCGCCGAGGAGTCGGAAAAGTTCACCCGCTGGCTCGAATCCCTCGACGTGGTTCCCACCATCGTGTCGCTCAGAGAGAAACTCGAGAAGATAGGTGAGGAGGAGACCGAAAAGCTTATCTCCTCATGGAGGGGGATCAATGACAAGGAGAGGGAGGCGGTAAGGAGGCTTACGAATTCAATAATCAACAAGATACTCCACGACCCCACGGTCTACCTCAAGAAGGAGGCGTGGCTCGCCGGGGATATGACCATCGACCTCGTAAAGGGGATCCTCGGCCTTTCGGAAAATCGACATGAAGAAGATCAGGATAGGGACGAGGGGTAG
- the hemC gene encoding hydroxymethylbilane synthase, giving the protein MKKIRIGTRGSRLALAQANTVAGMLKGALGCDTEIVTIKTAGDSVNNVPLWKVGGKGLFVKEIETALLKGEIDIAVHSMKDLPAEISEGLVVGAVPRRLNPEDCLIVSRRVGDSPPSIGGIGDLPEGAVVGTSSLRRGAQLLMIRPDLRVIPMRGNVDTRLKKLGQGECDATVLAAAGMDRLGLDDVERVHLNPAEFIPAVGQGALAVEVGRRFREEVSSIDDAESRAAVLAERALVRTLGATCRSAVGGYARIVDGRLMLKGRVLSPDGRDMLEGEASGEMEDGAEIGRELGEELLGRGAGRLLDMAPEG; this is encoded by the coding sequence ATGAAGAAGATCAGGATAGGGACGAGGGGTAGCCGACTGGCGCTGGCGCAGGCGAATACAGTGGCCGGGATGCTGAAGGGTGCCCTTGGCTGCGATACCGAGATCGTCACGATAAAGACGGCGGGCGACAGTGTGAATAACGTCCCCTTGTGGAAGGTGGGGGGAAAGGGGCTGTTCGTTAAAGAGATAGAGACGGCGCTTCTCAAAGGGGAGATAGACATCGCGGTCCACAGTATGAAAGACCTCCCCGCCGAGATTTCGGAGGGGCTTGTTGTCGGGGCCGTCCCCAGGAGGCTCAACCCGGAGGATTGTCTTATCGTATCGAGGCGGGTGGGCGACTCCCCCCCAAGTATTGGAGGCATTGGGGATTTGCCGGAGGGCGCCGTCGTCGGCACTTCGAGCCTGAGGAGGGGCGCCCAGCTCCTCATGATCCGCCCCGACCTCAGGGTTATCCCCATGAGGGGAAACGTGGACACGAGGCTCAAAAAGCTTGGGCAAGGGGAGTGCGACGCGACGGTCCTTGCCGCCGCGGGGATGGACAGGTTGGGGCTGGATGACGTTGAGCGCGTTCACCTTAATCCGGCGGAGTTTATTCCCGCCGTCGGCCAGGGGGCGCTGGCCGTCGAGGTGGGGCGAAGATTCCGGGAAGAGGTCTCATCGATAGACGACGCCGAGAGCCGGGCCGCGGTCCTGGCGGAGCGGGCCCTCGTCAGGACGCTCGGCGCCACCTGCCGCTCGGCCGTGGGGGGGTACGCGAGAATCGTTGACGGGAGGCTCATGCTCAAGGGAAGGGTCCTCTCCCCGGACGGGAGGGATATGTTGGAGGGGGAGGCTTCGGGGGAGATGGAGGATGGAGCAGAGATAGGGAGGGAGCTTGGGGAGGAGCTTTTGGGGAGGGGCGCGGGGAGGCTGCTTGACATGGCGCCGGAGGGTTAA
- the cobA gene encoding uroporphyrinogen-III C-methyltransferase, whose protein sequence is MDKGGREKGFRGVVYFVGAGPGDPGLLTLKGAWALAGADVVIYDYLVNKEILSHTRKDAELVYVGKMGGKASMSQKEINDLIVKEAKKGQFVVRLKGGDPFVFGRGGEEAMALTAKEIDYEVIPGVTSATAVPAYAGIPVTHREYASAVAFVTGHEDPTKDDTSVDWEYLSRFPGTIVILMGIMRIRENVDALISGGMDPDTPAGVISWGTTPRQRSVLGDLEEIADIVEEEGIEAPAVMVVGEVVDLAEGLSWFEHQPLFGKKIVVTRARDQAFELTDHLKSLGAEPALLPTIEIVPPQSDEPIIEAIRNLKDYDVVVFTSPNGARTFFQYLDGENLDGRSLAGIEVAVMGPGTARALHEFGILADIMPDDYIAEALAEAIIEAKGGELSGKKMLLFRAEGARKVLPEFLIGAGAEVDDVPAYRTVCPDISRDEMMEALEGADLVTFTSGSTAKNFRELVDKNGILDEADFTIPPAASIGPITTEAAEGAGLKVAVEALDHTVFGLVGSIMEYFVGPPPELTGISMGGPGAPGGSRRPKGGKGRRR, encoded by the coding sequence ATGGATAAAGGCGGCAGGGAGAAGGGATTCCGCGGGGTGGTATATTTCGTGGGGGCGGGGCCGGGCGATCCGGGCCTCCTTACGCTTAAAGGTGCATGGGCCCTTGCAGGTGCCGATGTTGTAATCTACGACTACCTCGTCAACAAGGAGATCCTCTCCCACACGAGGAAGGACGCCGAGCTGGTCTACGTGGGGAAGATGGGGGGGAAGGCCTCGATGTCCCAGAAGGAGATAAACGATCTCATTGTAAAAGAGGCGAAGAAGGGGCAGTTCGTGGTGCGTCTGAAGGGTGGAGACCCCTTCGTCTTTGGGCGTGGGGGGGAGGAGGCGATGGCGCTCACGGCAAAGGAGATAGACTACGAGGTGATACCGGGCGTCACGTCGGCCACCGCGGTTCCAGCCTATGCGGGAATACCGGTAACCCACAGGGAGTACGCTTCGGCGGTGGCGTTTGTCACCGGGCACGAAGACCCGACGAAGGATGATACGAGCGTGGACTGGGAGTATCTCTCCCGGTTCCCGGGGACGATAGTGATCCTCATGGGGATTATGCGGATAAGGGAGAACGTGGATGCCCTTATCTCCGGGGGGATGGATCCCGACACTCCGGCGGGGGTGATCTCATGGGGAACGACGCCGAGGCAGAGGAGCGTCTTAGGCGACCTCGAGGAGATAGCGGATATCGTCGAGGAAGAGGGGATAGAGGCCCCGGCGGTGATGGTGGTGGGCGAGGTGGTTGACCTGGCCGAGGGGCTGTCGTGGTTCGAGCACCAGCCCCTCTTCGGCAAGAAGATCGTGGTTACCAGGGCCAGGGATCAGGCCTTCGAGCTTACGGATCACCTGAAGAGCCTCGGGGCGGAGCCCGCGCTCCTCCCAACAATCGAGATAGTCCCCCCTCAATCGGATGAACCGATCATCGAGGCGATAAGAAACCTGAAGGACTACGACGTAGTAGTCTTCACGAGTCCCAACGGGGCGAGGACATTTTTTCAGTATCTCGACGGGGAGAACCTCGACGGGCGCTCCCTCGCCGGGATCGAAGTGGCGGTAATGGGTCCGGGCACGGCCCGGGCCCTCCATGAGTTCGGGATATTGGCCGACATAATGCCGGACGACTACATCGCCGAGGCGTTGGCGGAAGCGATCATCGAGGCGAAGGGGGGGGAACTCTCAGGGAAAAAGATGCTCCTCTTCAGGGCCGAGGGCGCGAGGAAGGTCCTTCCGGAGTTTCTTATCGGTGCCGGGGCTGAAGTCGACGACGTTCCCGCCTACAGAACGGTCTGCCCCGACATCTCCAGAGACGAGATGATGGAGGCCCTTGAAGGGGCGGACCTCGTCACATTTACCAGCGGCTCCACCGCGAAGAACTTCAGGGAGCTGGTGGATAAAAACGGCATCCTCGATGAGGCCGATTTCACCATTCCCCCGGCGGCGTCCATCGGCCCGATAACGACCGAGGCGGCCGAAGGGGCCGGGCTTAAGGTGGCGGTGGAGGCCCTCGATCACACCGTATTCGGCCTTGTGGGGTCGATAATGGAGTACTTCGTGGGGCCCCCTCCGGAGCTAACGGGAATCTCAATGGGGGGGCCGGGCGCTCCCGGTGGTTCGCGCCGGCCGAAAGGTGGCAAGGGGAGGAGACGATGA